A segment of the Corylus avellana chromosome ca2, CavTom2PMs-1.0 genome:
ATTTCCAAGCACTCCGATCTATATCACAATGTCTTACATTAATAACTATTTAAATGCTCATGCAAATTGGAATTGTGTGTCAGAGTTTAGAAACCAGACCTGTGTAATTATGCAGCATAGAAAGACTGTTAGAGTAGCTTATTAACCCCAATTCTCCTACAAATAAGAgtttttggattaaaaatattatcaaagaATAAGAGCAAGACGTAGCCTTTTTAGGCTCTTACCTAGTATTAATGTAGGTGTCTAACGTTGAACCACCTGTAAATATCTATCTctgatttctttcttcatttcgATTTTGTATCAACTTCCATTGCATTATGAGTTTCTTCAATATCCACTTCTTGGGAGCTTTCTAATCAATTTGAGGTGCATTGTATATGTAACCGAGAAGCTGGGCTGTAACGTTAGATTAGTTTTCTTTCATCTTTGAATCCCTTCTCCATGTACTAAGATTTTGACAAGTAGATTGCTGATGcaactaaattttcaaaaaccagAACCAAAGTGGAGTTAAAACTCTCTCACTAATCGATTTTCTGTACTTCTAGGCTCTTTATTATAAAGGAAATCCGAGAGTTTAGGAGTCCTACAGATGGTGATCCTTGAATGTTTTATGGATTGTGGTTGCACCCAAGTCTACAGAGAAAGGGCTTGATCAGATCCTTCGTGGAAAATCTATGACTCCAAGGATCCTCGAAGCAAACAAGAATTAAAAAGGAAAGCTGTCACTCAGACAAATTGGTGATGGGTAGTTAGCTCAGGGTTCAAATGACTTGACCCCCAAGATATCTAATTTAAGGTTGTCATTACGAAGGATCCCAGTTAAAGTATgattaaattgttaaattggttatttaacatggtattagactTAAAGGTCATATTTTTGAACCATGATTTCATCAATTCActatccatataaattaaatattccacgtgttaagtattaaatattaaaagaaagtttgagcTCACATGTGAGGATAAATGTTGAAGTATTGATTAACTGATTAaactaaatttacttcttttttcatAAGCTTAAGCTTCTAGGAGTACTGATGATTTAACACTCCCCCAAGAAAGTGTTCTTCATTATGCAAATGCAGCTTTGGCTAGTGTCGCCTTCTTTCCATTTGGAAATTGCTACAATATTAGGCAGTAGCTACACTGCAAGTTTTTGAAGATGGTGCTCATGTGAAGAGAATTTAGGATAATATCCGGagacaaaatatatacatatatttatgttatgggattataaatgaaaatgaaccaGAAATTCTGCACCGGTGAAGTAAATTATTAGTGATTGTGCTCTCTTATGGGGAAGTTCTTGTAGTCACAACCAACTCATAATGTTGTGAAATCAATATTAGTGTAAATTTAGATAAAGAATACATAGGCCGATGTGAATGCTCGAATGGTTgaaaatcttttgaaaaattgagGCTCGTGCCATGGTCTTGGTATGTGAAGTGGttaatatgacaaaaaaaaaaaaaaaaaataggctcCTTATAtctttatatcatttatttatttgagatgttatatatatatagagagagagagaaatgcaCACTTAACAACAAAAGTCAACATTATTTTATACTCCAAATCCACgtagaaaaaattatacaagCAACTtcctttaattttaatattattataacgAAATAAGGCAGCCGTCATAATTGTTTAAGAAGTTACTCTAAATGTTGTacaattagaattttttttgaagatctTCAATGATATTCTTGTCAAGTTGGAAGGCCCTGGCGAGAATATCAGGATTGATGGCAGGATTAGATCCGAAAACAGCATTTGCTATCGTGATGACACCTGCATTTTGGCTACTCAAACTAGCAAAGGCTACGGCATTTGTTTTTCCCGCATTGAACTGAAAGTGAATGAGACCAATTGGGAACACGAAGACATCTCCCTTATTTAGAACTTTGGTGAAAAGGCGATTCTCTGGATTGGACGTGACAAAACCAACCAACAAAGTACCTTCTACGACTACCAGAATCTCAGTGGCACGAGGGTGAGTGTGGGGAGGATTTTGGCCATATGGTGCATAGTCAATGCGAACCAAAGATATGCCTTGAGTGTTGAGGCCTGGTATTTGTTCCACATTAACAGTAGTGACATTCGATCCTACTTTATTATCTGTATTTCCAGGTTTTTGGAGCCCAGAGAAGAAGAAATCTTCGGCCTTGGCATACTTCAAATCCTTGCAAAATTTTCCATTCACGAACACTACAGGAAACAATATATTGCAAGCACACAAGATCAGCAAGAAACCAATAATAATGATAGTAATGCTTGTAAGCAGAAAGTAAtgaacataattatatatataccagcagACTTGGGGTCATCAATTGCAACACAAATGTCTTGAAGAGGACTGGGATCGAAGGCAGAGACAAGGCAGGATGCAAGTGACAAGAGAGCCACAATTGCAAGGAAATGGACTCCTTTCATCATATCTAAGTAAAATATGTATTCTCTAATATTTTGGTTTGGTGATGGGTGATATATCTTGTATGGGAAACATGCCTATTTATAGAGAACTAATATGGAAATGGTCATTGTTTCTGCTATACCAAGTCTATGGACATCAATTGTTATCGATTTAATTTGATAAGGACGAAGTTCATCAACAACTACTGTAGACTTGTAGCATCCCTTTGGTTTATTCTTCTCACGCATGCGTTTTCTTTATTCTCAATTGATTACTTCCTACGCTTAACTAAACAAATAATTGACAAGTCGTCGTTTTTTAATTGGGTCTTATCACTTCGACGCCTTATCATATTTGTAAAGGTTCTCTCGACTCAAATTAATCTAGATTCTTGAAGATGTCAAATGAGACGGTTTTGTTTATGAAAACTtaattgatcaaataataataataataataaatataataaattaagtagaataaaataagagaagaggaaaagaaattttttcccATTCCCATTCTAATTCGATTTCTGGGAAGCATGCACAATGCAGTTTCCGACTTGATCATCTTGATCCATTTGAggatcaagaaaaagaagagaaaagaagggttttaatatattttaggtgggtattcttgaatttttttttattcccgctaaaaaataggtaaatattgtgccaaatattttttaatcgaaatcgtgatttttgtataaattcctactttttcaaataagcatcctctaatctgcttatagaaatcgcaatttttttcccattttaaaatttgtgtttttaaaatcgtaatccAAACATTctaaattgcgatttggtttaaaaacgcactcccaaacggactCCTAGAAAAAATCAATTCGCAATtaacatttccttttttttttgtcgttcttttctctttttttgacGTATAGTTTTGTTAGCATCTTggttaagcatatatatataaatcaatgtTAGTTAGGTTTAATAGATTTATTGTAGTAAGATGGAATATAAATCTTATTAGCTCAaccataatatttttttcacgtAATATagtggttgatttttttatttttttattttaatttttaatttttaattttttattgaatgcaTGCGGGAGACAGAGTTGTTCATGGCTAGTAGGTGAAGTCTCTAGACGTGATTTATTTTTGCAAGAAGATTTATTTAATCTAATTAGCTCAACCAATGACTCAGTGGGGAAGAAAACATAGATAAAAAAGAAGTACGTAGCCGATGGATGTTGGGCTAATCCTAAAAAGTTTGGAGGAAATCTAATTTCTTGGATtgagatgatatatatatatatataaaacctcTCCATTTAATATCCCCTCCATTTTCATTTGAGGATAAAATAAAAGAACTTCAAGATATGCTATCAGTGTCCACCACTTCTATCAAACGTGTCTTTGATAAATCAAGTTCTCATCAACAAAACCGTCTCATTTGACATCTTCAGCAATCTagattttactattttagtGCTTAATTCGTTGTAATTAATTGACCAAATTAAGCACCTTTACAAATATGTTATGGCGTtgaagtatttttatttaaatattcttgtCAGGATATCTTCTCAAAT
Coding sequences within it:
- the LOC132171640 gene encoding germin-like protein subfamily 1 member 13, with translation MMKGVHFLAIVALLSLASCLVSAFDPSPLQDICVAIDDPKSAVFVNGKFCKDLKYAKAEDFFFSGLQKPGNTDNKVGSNVTTVNVEQIPGLNTQGISLVRIDYAPYGQNPPHTHPRATEILVVVEGTLLVGFVTSNPENRLFTKVLNKGDVFVFPIGLIHFQFNAGKTNAVAFASLSSQNAGVITIANAVFGSNPAINPDILARAFQLDKNIIEDLQKKF